The Oncorhynchus tshawytscha isolate Ot180627B linkage group LG18, Otsh_v2.0, whole genome shotgun sequence genome has a window encoding:
- the ift172 gene encoding intraflagellar transport protein 172 homolog, whose amino-acid sequence MQLKHLKTLLTPQEGAAKVTCMTWAPNNGKFAVCTVDRVVLLYDEQGEKRDKFSTKPADSKYGKKSYVVKAMAFSPDSTKIAIAQTDNIIYVYKIGEEWGEKKVICNKFVQTSALTCLLWPAEHAIVFGLTEGKVRLANTKTNKSSTVYGTDSYVVSLTSNVSGKGMLSGHADGTVVRYFFDDEGSGESQGKLLTHPCPPYALAWGTNSIIVAGCDKKIVAYGREGHIQQTFDYSRDRSEKEFTVAATSPSGQSVVIGSYDRLRVFNWGPRKGAWDEASPKEIPNLYTITALAWKKDGSRLCAGTLCGGVEQFDCCLRRSIYKNKFEMTYVGLSQVIVKNLSTGMRVVLKSHYGYEIDEVKIMGKDRYLVGHTSDTLLLGDLASNKLSEVAWQGSGGNEKFFFENETVCMIFNAGELTLVEYGSNDILGSVRTEFMNPHLISVRLNERKQRGVEGNKKLAYLIDIKTIAIVDLAGGYNLGTINHDSKIDWLELNETGRKLLFRDKKLRLHLYDIESSVKTTVLSFCSYVQWVPGSDVVVSQNRGNLCVWYNIDSPERATMFPLRGDVVDLERSNGKTEVIVTEGVNTVSYTLDEGLIEFGTAIDDGDYHRATAFLETLEMSSETEAMWKTLSKLSLEARQLHIAERCFAALGDVSKARFLNQTNNIADQVSKEYGGDGTEFYQVKARLAMLDKNYKLAEMYYMEQNAIDEVMEMYQELHMWDDCIAVAESKGHPELDNLRHSYYQWLMETNQDEKAGEVKEGEEDFTGAINLYLKAGLPAKAARLAMSREELVTNSDVINRIAAALIKGEFYERAGDLFEKIRNNQRALDCYRKGNAFRKAVELARVAFPADVVKLEEAWGDYLVQQKQLDAAINHYIEAGCSSKAIEAAIGARQWKKAVHILELQEDRSGGKYYLKIAQYYASIQEYEVAEPLFVKGDHIKDAIDMYTVAGRWEQAHKLAAKCMTPEDVSTLYISRAQDLEGEGKYKEAERLFATVEEPDLAITMYKKNKMFDDVIRLVAKHHPDLLSETHLHLAKELETESRFSEAEYHYMEGQEWKGAVNMYRVNDMWEEAYRVAKSHGGASAHKQVAYLWAKSLGGEAAVKLLNKFGLLETAIDFAADNCAFDFAFELARLSTKNKIPEIHLKNAMMLEDEGKFAEAELEFIKAGKPKEAVLMYVHNQDWVGAQRVAEANDPDSVSDVLVGQAKFCFEQKDFQKAEAFLLRAQRPELAIKYYKDAEMWSDAMRICKEYLPNKLSVLQEEYEKEAAKKGSRGVEGMVEQAKEWELSGEYARAVECYLKVKDSTNGPLMEKCWMKAAELAIKFLTQERAVDVIHSVGPRLTQLRKYSAAAELYLNLDLIKEAIDAFIEGEEWNKAKRVAKELDPRFEDYVDQRYKEHLKNQGQADSLVGVDVMAALDMYAERGQWEKCIETASKQSYKILHKYVALYATHLIKEGRAEKALNLYAQHGAPANPQNFNIYKRMFLDLLNLLGRDSAESFRMWADLRDVMLLLCENLTKSSDANSPAHEEFEQMLLISHYYAMRSAANGVDLVSVAAKLSISLLRHTELIPADKAFYEAGMAARALGWENMAFIFLNRFLDLSDGIEEGNLDTLDHSDFQDTDIPFEVPFPAKLHVTDAQREEIRDWVLTVSMDQRVEQVLPKDERDTYEASLLAANTGIRSLPCVITGYPVLRNKIEFKGPGKAANKDDWNKFIMATKTTHSPECQDVLKFVSQWCGGLPASGFSFH is encoded by the exons ATGCAACTAAAGCATCTGAAGACGCTTTTAACGCCCCAA GAGGGAGCTGCAAAAGTGACTTGTATGACATGGGCACCGAATAATGGCAAATTTGCTGTATGCACTGTGGACAGAGTGGTCTTACTGTACGATGAGCAAGGAGAGAAAAGGGATAAGTTCTCTACTAAGCCTGCAGACTCTAAG TATGGAAAGAAGAGCTATGTTGTCAAGGCCATGGCATTTTCTCCTGACTCCACAAAAATTGCCATTGCCCAAACTGATAACATAATCTATGTCTACAAAATCGGAGAGGAATG GGGCGAGAAAAAGGTCATCTGCAACAAATTTGTACAGACA AGTGCTCTGACTTGTTTGCTATGGCCAGCAGAACACGCTATCGTTTTTGGATTAACGGAGGGAAAG GTTCGCCTTgccaacacaaaaacaaacaagtcATCTACGGTCTACGGGACAGATTCCTATGTTGTCTCATTGACATCGAA TGTTTCTGGGAAGGGCATGCTCTCAGGCCATGCAGACGGGACTGTTGTAAGATATTTCTTTGATGACGAAGGCTCAGGAGAATCTCAG GGCAAATTGTTGACCCACCCTTGCCCACCATATGCCTTGGCATGGGGCACCAACAGCATCATAGTGGCTGGATGTGACAAGAAGATAGTGGCCTATGGCAGGGAGGGTCACATCCAGCAGACTTTTGACTACAGCCGAGACCGCTCGGAGAAAGAGTTCACTGTGGCTGCCACCAGTCCCAGTGGACAGTCTGTGGTCATCGGCAGCTATGACCG ATTGAGAGTCTTCAACTGGGGTCCTCGGAAAGGTGCATGGGATGAAGCATCCCCTAAAGAGATTCCAAACCTGTACACCATCACTGCCTTGGCCTGGAAGAAGGATGGCTCACGCCTCTGTGCA GGTACACTGTGTGGGGGAGTGGAACAGTTTGACTGCTGCCTACGGAGGAGCATCTACAAGAACAAATTTGAGATGACTTATGTGGGACTGAGTCAG GTGATTGTAAAGAACCTGTCTACAGGGATGCGGGTGGTGCTGAAGTCCCACTATGGCTATGAGATAGACGAGGTGAAGATCATGGGGAAGGACCGCTATCTGGTGGGCCACACTTCTGATACCCTGCTACTGGGAGACCTGGCCTCCAACAAGCTCAGTGAG GTTGCATGGCAAGGCTCCGGGGGGAATGAAAAATTCTTCTTTGAAAATGAAACG GTGTGTATGATTTTCAACGCTGGGGAGCTGACGCTGGTGGAGTACGGCAGCAACGACATCCTGGGATCAGTGAGAACTGAGTTCATGAACCCACATCTAATCAG TGTTCGTCTCAatgagaggaaacagaggggggTTGAAGGCAACAAAAAGTTAGCTTACCTGATTGACATCAAGACCATTGCCattg TGGATCTGGCCGGCGGATACAACCTGGGAACCATCAACCACGACTCCAAGATTGACTGGCTGGAGCTCAATGAGACGGGGCGCAAGCTACTCTTCAGGGACAAGAAGCTGCGg ctccACCTGTATGACATAGAGAGCAGTGTTAAGACCACAGTGTTGAGCTTCTGCTCCTACGTGCAGTGGGTTCCTGGCAGTGACGTGGTGGTGAGCCAGAACAGAGGCAACCTGTGTGTGTGGTACAACATCGACAGCCCAGAGAGAGCCACCATGTTCCCCCTCAGG GGGGATGTGGTGGATCTGGAGAGGTCCAATGGTAAGACAGAGGTGATTGTGACTGAGGGGGTCAACACTGTGTCCTACACCTTGGACGAGGGCCTTATCGAGTTTGGAACAGCTATTGACGATGGCGACTATCATAG aGCTACAGCGTTCCTGGAGACTCTGGAGATGTCCTCGGAGACGGAGGCCATGTGGAAAACTCTGAGCAAACTGTCTCTGGAGGCCCGCCAGCTCCACATCGCAGAGAG gTGCTTCGCTGCCTTGGGGGACGTCTCCAAAGCTCGCTTTCTGAACCAGACTAACAACATCGCTGACCAAGTCTCAAAGGAATAC ggtggtgatggtacCGAGTTCTACCAAGTCAAAGCACGCCTCGCCATGCTGGACAAGAACTACAAACTGGCTGAGATGTACTATATGGAGCAG AATGCCATTGATGAGGTGATGGAGATGTATCAGGAGCTTCACATGTGGGACGACTGCATCGCTGTGGCTGAGTCCAAG GGCCACCCAGAGCTGGACAACCTGCGTCACAGCTACTACCAGTGGCTGATGGAGACCAACCAGGATGAGAAAGCCGGCGAGgtcaaggagggggaggaggacttCACGGGCGCCATCAACCTCTACCTCAAGGCGGGCCTACCGGCCAAGGCCGCCCGGTTGGCTATGAGCCGCGAGGAGCTGGTCACCAACTCTGACGTCATCAACAGGATCGCGGCTGCCCTCATCAAGGGAGAGTTCTATGAGAGG GCAGGAGATCTGTTTGAGAAGATCAGGAACAACCAGAGGGCTCTGGACTGCTACCGCAAGGGTAACGCCTTCAGAAAAG CTGTGGAACTGGCTCGTGTTGCCTTCCCGGCTGACGTGGTGAAACTGGAGGAGGCCTGGGGAGATTACCTGGTCCAGCAGAAACAACTGGACGCCGCCATCAACCACTATATAGAGGCTGG CTGTTCCTCGAAGGCCATCGAGGCTGCCATAGGGGCTCGCCAGTGGAAGAAGGCGGTCCATATCCTGGAGTTACAGGAAGACCGGTCAGGAGGGAAGTACTACCTGAAGATAGCCCAGTACTACGCCTCCATCCAGGAGTACGAg GTTGCAGAGCCCCTGTTTGTGAAGGGTGACCACATCAAAGATGCCATCGATATGTACACGGTGGCTGGGAGGTGGGAGCAGGCTCATAAG CTGGCAGCGAAATGTATGACCCCAGAGGACGTGTCGACTCTGTACATCAGCCGAGCCCAggacctggagggagaggggaaataCAAGGAGGCAGAAAG GCTGTTTGCGACAGTGGAAGAGCCGGACCTGGCCATCACCATGTATAAGAAGAACAAGATGTTTGACGACGTGATTCGACTGGTGGCCAAACATCACCCAGACCTGCTGTCTGAGACTCACCTGCACCTGGCCAAG GAGTTGGAGACAGAGTCCAGGTTTTCAGAAGCGGAGTACCATTATATGGAGGGCCAGGAGTGGAAGGGTGCAGTCAACATGTACCGTGTCAACGACATGTGGGAGGAGGCGTACAGG GTGGCGAAGAGCCACGGGGGAGCCAGTGCCCACAAGCAGGTGGCCTACCTGTGGGCCAAGAGTCTGGGAGGGGAGGCTGCCGTCAAACTGCTCAACAAGTTCGGTCTGTTGGAGACCGCCATCGACTTTGCAGCAGACAACTG CGCCTTTGACTTTGCCTTTGAGCTGGCTCGACTCTCCACCAAGAACAAGATCCCTGAGATCCACCTGAAAAACGCCATGATGCTGGAGGATGAG GGCAAGTTCGCCGAAGCCGAGTTGGAGTTCATCAAAGCGGGGAAGCCAAAAGAGGCAGTGTTGAT GTACGTCCATAACCAGGACTGGGTTGGAGCCCAGAGGGTGGCGGAGGCCAACGACCCTGACAGTGTATCAGACGTGCTGGTGGGCCAGGCCAAGTTCTGCTTCGAACAGAAGGACTTCCAGAAGGCTGAGGCCTTCCTCCTCAGGGCTCAGAGGCCAGAGCTGGCCATCAAGTACTACAAA GACGCGGAGATGTGGAGTGATGCCATGCGGATCTGTAAAGAGTACCTCCCCAACAAACTGAGCGTCCTCCAAGAGGAGTACGAGAAGGAGGCTGCCAAGAAGGGCTCCCG aggggTTGAAGGCATGGTGGAGCAGGCCAAGGAATGGGAGCTGTCTGGGGAGTACGCCCGGGCTGTGGAGTGTTACCTCAAGGTCAAGGACTCCACCAACGGGCCCCTTATGGAGAAGTGCTGGATGAAG GCTGCTGAGTTGGCCATCAAGTTCTTGACCCAGGAGAGAGCTGTGGATGTCATCCACTCTGTGGGCCCTCGCCTCACCCAGCTCAGGAAGTACAGCGCT GCGGCTGAGCTGTACCTCAACCTGGACCTCATTAAGGAAGCCATAGATGCATTCATTGAGGGAGAAGAATGGAACAAAGCCAAGAGAGTGGCCAAGGAGCTGGATCCAAG GTTTGAAGATTATGTGGACCAGCGATACAAAGAACACTTGAAAAACCAAGGCCAAGCAGATTCG CTGGTAGGAGTGGATGTCATGGCAGCTCTGGACATGTATGCTGAGAGAGGCCAATGGGAGAAGTGCATAGAGACGGCTTCCAAACAA AGTTACAAAATCCTCCACAAGTATGTGGCCCTGTACGCCACCCACCTGATCAAAGAGGGCCGTGCAGAAAAGGCCCTGAATCTGTACGCTCAGCACGGAGCCCCAGCCAACCCACAGAATTTCAACATCTACAAGAGGATGTTCCTGGACCTGCTGAACCTGCTGGGTAGAGACAGCGCTGAGTCCTTCCGCATGTGGGCTGACCTGAGAGACGTCATGCTTCTGCTG TGTGAGAACCTGACCAAGTCTTCGGATGCCAACTCTCCTGCCCACGAAGAATTTGAGCAGATGCTGCTGATCTCTCACTACTATGCCATGCGATCCGCTGCCAACGGGGTTGACCTG gtCAGCGTGGCTGCCAAGCTGTCCATTTCCCTGCTGCGCCACACGGAGCTCATCCCAGCTGACAAGGCCTTCTACGAGGCAGGCATGGCTGCCAGG GCTTTGGGCTGGGAGAACATGGCCTTTATTTTCCTCAACCGCTTCCTGGATCTGTCTGAT GGGATAGAGGAAGGAAACTTAGATACTCTGGACCACTCTGATTTCCAAGACACTGACATCCCCTTCGAGGTTCCTTTCCCTGCTAAGCTACACGTCACT GATGCCCAGCGTGAGGAGATCCGTGACTGGGTGTTGACGGTGTCCATGGACCAGCGGGTGGAGCAGGTGCTGCCCAAAGACGAAAGAGACACCTACGAAGCCTCTTTACTGGCAGCAAACACGGGCATCCGCTCCCTGCCCTGCGTCATCACAG GCTATCCGGTCCTGCGGAATAAGATTGAGTTCAAAGGACCTGGCAAGGCAGCAAACAAGGATGACTGGAATAAATTCATAATGGCCACAAAA ACCACTCACAGCCCGGAGTGCCAGGATGTGCTGAAGTTTGTGAGTCAGTGGTGTGGAGGGCTCCCCGCTTCCGGCTTCTCCTTCCACTGA